From the Winogradskyella forsetii genome, the window ACTACTGGAGGAGGTACAAGGACCCAAATATGGCATTTTCCTGCAAATTCTGAATGTATAGATTGCCATAATGACTCAAACAACGGCGTACTTGGACTAAAAGCAAGATACTTAAATACAGACTATGATTACTCTAACTATGATTCTAATGGTCAGGTTGGAAACCAATTAGTTACCTTAAGTCATATTGGTGTTATCGATGAATCGATTACTGATATTGACACACCAGGTATATTAGCAAATAAATCCTTACAAGATCCAAATGCAACTTTAGACGAAAAGGCGAGGTCATATTTAGATTTAAATTGCGCTTATTGCCATAGACATGATAATAATAACAGAGCCGAATTTGACTTAAGAATTTTTAATAGTCTTGAAGCGACCGAATTATTAACCTCTACTATCTTAAACCCCTTAGGAATTGATCCTAATGAAAAGATAGTATACGCAGGAGATGCGTCAAAATCTATTTTGTATCATCGAATGAACAGCGTAAACCCAGCTATTATGATGCCTCCACTAGCAAAATCAATTGTAGATCAACCTGCTGTGGATCTTATAGACGCATGGATAAATCAATTGGATGGAAACAGTACAAATACGCCAAATGGACCAAATCCTATTAGTAATTTAGCCTTATTACATTCGGCACAATTGAGCGGGTCTGTAAGTTCTGGTCGAGGCACTCCATTAGATATTCTTTACGATCCCTCAGTAAATGACTATAAAATCACCTCACCTTACTCAGAATACGGTGTACCTTTTAGCGGATCTGGTAGTAATTTAGGTACAGTAGATGCCGAAAATGGATTCTTTTGGAGAGTAGATTGGCCAGAGCCAAAATTTGTGAATTACATTACATTTGGAGGTGCTTATCCGAATCAACGTCAACAATATACAATGTGGCGAGTAAGCTATTTAAGAAATGGTGTATGGCATACCATTGAAGAAGGGCAAGGTGGATGGATTGATAATAGTACAGGTAATGATTATACCACTGCATCAATATACGAATGGAATGGTACAAATGGTGCGCCAGTCTATGCTGAAGCCATTAGACTGCAATTGTATAGTGACGGTGTTCACGATTTGCGTCGTATTCACATAAGAGGTCGTGGTGGAAACACTCAATTTAATAATGGTCAAGATGTAAATACAACTCCGAAAGCAAGTTTAATGCAGTTTCTACCTTATGATAACGTTACTACGATAGATACTATTGTAGCTGGAACACAAACAGCTTGTAATAATATTGACAATACGTATTCGCAAGAATTAACCGTAACTTATACCAATCCTCCTGAAACTGGTTCATTAGTGGTTAATGGACAATCCTTCCCAATTACCACTAGTCCTCAAACAATTACCTTAACAGGATTGGATTCCGATGGACTTGATGTGGAAGTTGAGGCTGAATTTACGGATGGTTATAAAACCTACTATAAAAGTACTGGAACTTTGTTTGTAGCTCCTTCTGACTGTAGAAATATTATTATTGGTGTAGATGAAACTATGGTAATAAACGGAGATTACCTAGTACCATCTGGAGGTAGCATTGAAATTCTTGAAGGAGGAAGCTTAACAATTAATGGTAATTTAACTGTTAATGGTCAAGTTGTATTGAATTCTATTTCAAATAAATATTCAAGTTTAATCGTTACTGGAAGTAGCACAGGTAATATATCTTATAAAAGACACGTCAATGCCTTTAATGGCAATGATCTTGTTTCTTCTCCTTTAAGTGGAGATGATTTTGGGAGTTTTGCCACAAGAAACCCTAATATTTATGAAAACCCTAATAATACAAGTCAGAAAGTATTTGGACCATTGAATGAACCAACAGGGACTTATGGCATATACTCTACGGTAACGAATGCTAGTACAAATTTAGTTTCCGGAACAGCTTATAGAGCAGCAAGAGATGCATCAGAAGACGGTTTGCACGGAACAACATTCACGTTTTATGGCGCTATTGAAACCAATACCGTGACTGCTGACATTTCCAATTCTGGTTCCTCGAATAGTGGATGGAATTTAATTGGAAATCCATATCCATCTTATATTGATTTTGATACATTTTTCGCTCAAAACTCGTCTCAATTAGATGGTGGTTCTTATCAAGCAATTTATGGTTATGATGGAGACGCATCAAATGGCTGGACGGTCTTAAATAATGCAACAACGGGTCAATTAATTGCGCCAGGACAAGGTTTCTTAGTGAAAAGTAAGAGTTTAGGCGGTCAAATTTCCTTTACACCTGTTATGCGTGCTTCTGGCACTTCAGATGATTTTATAGCAGGTAGATCTTCAAATATGGCACACTTTGGTTATATAAAGTTAAAAGCAAATACAACAAATTCAGTAAATGAATACTCCACTGATTTTTACTTCAATAGTAATGCCACACAAGGCCTAGATCCAGGTTATGATGCCGCCCTATATGGCAGTTCACCGCCTGCTTTTTCAATTTATTCTTATTTAGTTGAGAATGATTCTGGAATACCATTTACCATTCAGGCATTGAGTGATACTGCTCTTAATAACGTTACAGTGGCATTGGGAATTAATGCAAGTCAAGGACAAGAATTAACAATTAGTATTTTTGAAACGGATTTACCCGATAGTATAGATGTTTATTTAGAAGATACGCTTAATAATACGTTTACTTTGTTAAACTCTGGGGATTATACATTTACTGCTGATACAAATTTATCTGGTGCTGGTCGCTTTTATTTAAGATTCGAAGGCGATGCACTTAGTGTCAATAACCCTTCGTTTGATGACCTAAAAATTTCTGCTAACCAAATCAATCGTACTGTTGAAATTACAGGACAATTGGAGGAGAAAACGTCGTTTAAACTTTTTGATATTCATGGTCGAGTTATTTTAAGTACACCTTTAGATATAACATCAACTCAACAATTAGTAGATGTTAGACATCTGAATTCTGGGATCTACATTGTGGAACTTACAAATACCTCCGGAGAAAAACGAATACAAAAATTAATCATTAAATAATTCCATATAAAACGCAAAACCAAATTTAGGTTTTGCGTTTTTTTATTTAGAACTATTTCTCATTTTGAACTATTTCTGACTAAACCATAAACTAAAGTTTGTGGTTTTCTTGTTTAATCAATTTACCTAAAGCTAGATGGTTAATTGTTATTACGTCAAATATTATCTTATTTAAGTCAAGCCAACCTTTACGTTATGTTTAATTTTATGCTACTATAAAAACTAGACCCATATGAAAAATATAATATTTGAATATCATGATATTGCTAAGAGTGAAAGACTCGAAGCTTTTGCAAAAGAGAAGTTAGAAAACCTGTTTAAACGCTATGATTTTGTAATAAGAGCAGACGTTTTTTTCAAATCAGAAAACACAAGTAGTGATGAAACAGGAAAAAAGTGTGGCATTAGATTGAGTGCACCTGGTCCTCGTTTATTTGCAGAATCGTCGCATGACAATTTCAATGATGCCATATCTGAAACTGTAAACGAACTTTTACGACAATTGGAAAAGCGAAATGACAAAATGAAAACATTTTAAATATATGGGAGTTATAAGTAGAGATAAAGGACAAATAAATTGTATTTATGCGAGTGAATCTGATTTTGGTAAACAATTAGAAGGTTATTTAGAATCATCAGGTAAAGATATTTTAATGATTAACCTTAGTAAAACCATGCCTACACCGACGCAATGGCAAGAATTGGCAAAAGAACTCAATACAGAGATTAAGGAATTTATCGATTTTTCGGAAGTTGAAAATGCGGAAAAAGATTCAAATTTTGATGCCAATGATTATGTGACTATATTAGAAAATAATCCTAAATCATTTAAAGGCGCCATTATCGTAAATGGTAATAAAACAGACCATATTAAAACAGTAACAGAAGTTCTTAGTTATTTTGATATTGATAGCTCAGGGTTAGAAAAGACTTTGCATACAAAAGATCCAAACATTGATAAAACCACTGAGAACGACAATTTTGTTTAATTTATACCTACTTTTAATGTGCAATGGATAAATGTACATTATTACGGTTCAAAGGATATAGTCACACCGCTTCCCTATTCAATACAGATTATTTAAACGAAATTCCACAAATTGAATTGAGTTCGACAACTCAATCTTTTGATCATGATTCAGTAGCTTTCAAAAACCAACGTCTTGGAAAACTGGTAGAAGAATTTGTATTTCATCAACTTAAGCATGACAAATCAGTAGACTGGATTTTAGAGAATATCCAAATTCAAGAAGAGCAAAGAACTATTGGCGAGCTTGATGCCATTTATGGTGCAAATGGAAATTCTTTTCATTTGGAAATCGTTTACAAGTTTTATCTCTATGATACGCTCAAATCTTACAGTAACCCTCTCTCCTATTGGATTGGTCCTAACCGCAAAGACACTTTAGACTACAAATTAGATAAATTAAAAACCAAACAATTTCCGCTACTCTTCAATAAAGTAACCCAAAAACATCTTATAAGCCAAAATATCAATACGGCTAACATGCAACAAAAACTGTGTTTTAAAGCACAGTTATTTATACCTTATAATAATTCAGAAATTAATATTGAACCACTTAACTCAAAATGTATAAGTGGTTTCTACGTATCATTTAATGCTATTTCTACTTTTAAAAAGCTAGAATTCTATAGTCCTAAAAAGTTAGATTGGCTTATAATTCCTCACAATAATGTCGATTGGATTGCTTATGATTCCGCTATATTATTGATTAAAGAACATATTAGTTCGAAACGTTCGCCTATGGTTTGGTTGAAATATAGTGATACCGAAATAAAAAAATGTTTCATAACTTGGTGGTAATGAAACACAAGTATTTCAAAATCTACAAACCCTACGGCTATTTAAGTCAGTTTGTTAATCATCAAAATAAAAGAAGAAACAAAAAACTTCTATCAGAATTACATGAGTTTACTGAGAATGTTATGGCTGTCGGTCGTTTAGACGAAAAATCAGAAGGTTTATTGTTATTAACT encodes:
- a CDS encoding PQQ-dependent sugar dehydrogenase; its protein translation is MKNYISKAHFGSLKAFMKPKSFKVRVTLVIFTSVLLFSAIPYFSGSGLNTAKTIAPFANGVFPESVDTELDATYRVAFPHLDFFYPITFNMVPNQETVVLGQLNGVIFSFDNDETTTTKNTLLDLSDEVGLVSDGGFLGLTIHPEFDAPTNPKNYFYIYYATKNGCGQNLPGFNQYTGQGCNYSDNEYQGNFLILERFEVDPTTMTVVTNSRTTILRSKMYGTTHYGGGLEFGNDGFLYLTTGEMGSWSRAQNITNNLAGGVLRLDVDKRGGSISHPPIRKKPSTPILNPVYNASNSSCPEYLAGEISGEEYFIPNDNPFSDSTPGSTTSLYGQLNLTTPDPNDVYQVGDFYEEYYAIGLRNPFRMTKDKLTGTFYIGDVGLDSQEEIDILRSGANYGWPEHEGVIDGPGCDPNGDLFNDMSHQGPMTAFTSSNANSITGGFVYRGTGIPELYGKYLCADYGSGDEIFSVDINTGNYIEIATLTNVISFGEDNDGELFLLTLDSSGPIYKLIDDDVNDGGTAPLLLSETGVFSSLSTLEPIDGFVPYELYEPFWSDGALKKRWIGVPNNDGVHSGSSEQIKYSEYGDWEFPVGTVIIKQFDLQVDDSDPSITKKIETRFSIMGNDGKMYFLSYNWNDAQTDAVLQVSTFDEPVDIATTGGGTRTQIWHFPANSECIDCHNDSNNGVLGLKARYLNTDYDYSNYDSNGQVGNQLVTLSHIGVIDESITDIDTPGILANKSLQDPNATLDEKARSYLDLNCAYCHRHDNNNRAEFDLRIFNSLEATELLTSTILNPLGIDPNEKIVYAGDASKSILYHRMNSVNPAIMMPPLAKSIVDQPAVDLIDAWINQLDGNSTNTPNGPNPISNLALLHSAQLSGSVSSGRGTPLDILYDPSVNDYKITSPYSEYGVPFSGSGSNLGTVDAENGFFWRVDWPEPKFVNYITFGGAYPNQRQQYTMWRVSYLRNGVWHTIEEGQGGWIDNSTGNDYTTASIYEWNGTNGAPVYAEAIRLQLYSDGVHDLRRIHIRGRGGNTQFNNGQDVNTTPKASLMQFLPYDNVTTIDTIVAGTQTACNNIDNTYSQELTVTYTNPPETGSLVVNGQSFPITTSPQTITLTGLDSDGLDVEVEAEFTDGYKTYYKSTGTLFVAPSDCRNIIIGVDETMVINGDYLVPSGGSIEILEGGSLTINGNLTVNGQVVLNSISNKYSSLIVTGSSTGNISYKRHVNAFNGNDLVSSPLSGDDFGSFATRNPNIYENPNNTSQKVFGPLNEPTGTYGIYSTVTNASTNLVSGTAYRAARDASEDGLHGTTFTFYGAIETNTVTADISNSGSSNSGWNLIGNPYPSYIDFDTFFAQNSSQLDGGSYQAIYGYDGDASNGWTVLNNATTGQLIAPGQGFLVKSKSLGGQISFTPVMRASGTSDDFIAGRSSNMAHFGYIKLKANTTNSVNEYSTDFYFNSNATQGLDPGYDAALYGSSPPAFSIYSYLVENDSGIPFTIQALSDTALNNVTVALGINASQGQELTISIFETDLPDSIDVYLEDTLNNTFTLLNSGDYTFTADTNLSGAGRFYLRFEGDALSVNNPSFDDLKISANQINRTVEITGQLEEKTSFKLFDIHGRVILSTPLDITSTQQLVDVRHLNSGIYIVELTNTSGEKRIQKLIIK
- the hpf gene encoding ribosome hibernation-promoting factor, HPF/YfiA family — translated: MKNIIFEYHDIAKSERLEAFAKEKLENLFKRYDFVIRADVFFKSENTSSDETGKKCGIRLSAPGPRLFAESSHDNFNDAISETVNELLRQLEKRNDKMKTF
- a CDS encoding arsenate reductase family protein; protein product: MGVISRDKGQINCIYASESDFGKQLEGYLESSGKDILMINLSKTMPTPTQWQELAKELNTEIKEFIDFSEVENAEKDSNFDANDYVTILENNPKSFKGAIIVNGNKTDHIKTVTEVLSYFDIDSSGLEKTLHTKDPNIDKTTENDNFV
- a CDS encoding DUF1853 family protein, whose product is MDKCTLLRFKGYSHTASLFNTDYLNEIPQIELSSTTQSFDHDSVAFKNQRLGKLVEEFVFHQLKHDKSVDWILENIQIQEEQRTIGELDAIYGANGNSFHLEIVYKFYLYDTLKSYSNPLSYWIGPNRKDTLDYKLDKLKTKQFPLLFNKVTQKHLISQNINTANMQQKLCFKAQLFIPYNNSEINIEPLNSKCISGFYVSFNAISTFKKLEFYSPKKLDWLIIPHNNVDWIAYDSAILLIKEHISSKRSPMVWLKYSDTEIKKCFITWW